A part of Denitratisoma oestradiolicum genomic DNA contains:
- a CDS encoding VOC family protein codes for MHTQLFGPVKQWGFVVRDIDAAMQCWVEQLGVGPWWGYRNVPLKSRFEGVDADIVIDVALSYQNGVQIELIQQKNDAISPYRAFYDTPHAQMLHQVAYMVPDLDAAVAQGKAAGLAERGMLSNAYSRYYYLDSPALAGLVVELMQADPAFVADYERCAAEAAVWDGSNPYRLLG; via the coding sequence ATGCACACGCAACTCTTCGGCCCCGTCAAACAATGGGGCTTCGTCGTCCGCGACATCGACGCCGCGATGCAATGCTGGGTCGAGCAACTGGGCGTCGGCCCCTGGTGGGGCTACCGCAACGTGCCCCTGAAATCCCGCTTCGAGGGCGTGGACGCCGATATCGTGATCGACGTGGCGCTGTCCTACCAGAACGGCGTACAGATCGAACTGATCCAGCAGAAGAACGACGCCATCTCCCCCTACCGCGCCTTCTACGACACGCCCCATGCCCAGATGCTGCATCAGGTGGCCTACATGGTGCCCGACCTGGACGCCGCCGTGGCTCAGGGCAAGGCTGCCGGCCTGGCGGAACGCGGCATGCTGAGCAATGCCTATTCCCGCTACTACTACCTGGACTCCCCGGCCCTCGCGGGCCTGGTGGTGGAACTGATGCAGGCCGATCCCGCCTTCGTCGCCGACTACGAGCGCTGCGCGGCCGAAGCCGCCGTCTGGGACGGCAGCAACCCCTACCGCCTGCTGGGCTGA
- the sugE gene encoding quaternary ammonium compound efflux SMR transporter SugE, with the protein MTPLSAWLVLFLAGLCEVGWAVGLKYVEGFSRPLPSIITLVLMAASVLMLGWSLRVLPLGTAYAVWTGIGAVGTALLGMVLFGESREVARLVCIGLIVAGIVGLKLVTRD; encoded by the coding sequence ATGACGCCCCTGTCCGCCTGGTTGGTGTTGTTTCTCGCCGGCCTGTGCGAGGTGGGTTGGGCGGTGGGTCTCAAATATGTGGAGGGATTCAGCCGGCCCCTGCCTTCCATCATCACTCTGGTGCTGATGGCGGCTTCGGTGCTGATGCTGGGGTGGTCCCTCCGGGTGCTGCCCCTGGGAACAGCCTATGCAGTGTGGACCGGTATCGGTGCCGTGGGTACGGCTCTGCTGGGAATGGTCCTGTTTGGCGAGTCCCGCGAGGTGGCCCGCCTGGTCTGCATCGGCCTGATCGTGGCGGGGATCGTGGGCCTGAAACTGGTGACCCGGGACTGA
- a CDS encoding helix-turn-helix domain-containing protein translates to MPAIKSDSDIPLLLTALKSLFRAQGLRYEDIAVALDISRMTVKRYLSGKGLNLAVLEQLCRLAGVTLLELSELAVQYAPPRDEQLSEAQENALAEHHSLAVLLHLLMAGWTPSEIQTEFDLADHELVAALGYMDRLGFIDLMPGNKVRLRSLRHINWSGNTRLKRSFDRHLKQHFNKDFDDPEVRWRYRLVKLSDASLRRLESMFEEWSRAVHALAQEDRDLPENQCRWHGVLMATQPVDISEVRTPSFLAPTDPDSPAVPIR, encoded by the coding sequence ATGCCAGCAATCAAGTCCGATAGTGATATCCCCCTGCTGCTCACCGCCCTGAAAAGCCTGTTCCGCGCCCAGGGCCTGCGTTATGAAGACATCGCCGTTGCCCTGGACATCAGCCGGATGACGGTCAAGCGCTATCTGTCCGGCAAGGGTCTGAACCTTGCGGTGCTCGAACAGCTGTGCCGCCTGGCCGGCGTCACTCTGCTCGAACTCTCAGAGTTGGCGGTCCAATACGCTCCACCCCGCGATGAGCAACTGTCCGAGGCCCAGGAGAACGCCCTGGCCGAACACCACAGCCTGGCGGTGCTGTTGCACCTGCTGATGGCCGGCTGGACACCCAGTGAGATCCAGACCGAGTTCGATCTGGCGGACCACGAGCTGGTGGCGGCCCTGGGTTATATGGACCGGCTGGGTTTCATCGACCTGATGCCCGGAAACAAAGTTCGGCTGCGCTCCCTGCGGCACATCAACTGGTCCGGCAACACCCGCCTCAAGCGCAGTTTCGACCGCCACCTGAAGCAACACTTCAACAAGGATTTCGATGATCCGGAAGTGCGCTGGCGTTACCGGCTGGTCAAGTTGTCCGATGCCTCCTTGCGCCGCCTGGAGAGCATGTTCGAAGAATGGAGCCGGGCCGTCCATGCGCTGGCCCAGGAAGATCGAGACCTGCCGGAAAATCAGTGCCGCTGGCACGGCGTGCTGATGGCGACCCAGCCGGTGGACATCTCCGAGGTACGCACACCGTCCTTCCTCGCTCCGACAGACCCGGATTCACCTGCTGTACCCATCCGGTAA
- the thiE gene encoding thiamine phosphate synthase: protein MSAVHREALRGLYTITPDDMLLPRLSAMVSMALRGGCRLIQYRNKVAPAPLQRAQAADLLRLCRAVGALLIVNDDLHLALEIGADGVHLGDDDGDLVAARKALGRERLLGVSCYSSLDRVETAARVGADYVGIGSVYASATKPQAVRASLDLLGEVRRRFGLPVAAIGGITLDNAPEAIAAGADMVAVIGDLFDAMDISARAEAFQGLFNHGMPVSP, encoded by the coding sequence ATGAGTGCCGTCCATCGCGAGGCCCTGCGTGGCCTGTACACCATCACGCCAGATGACATGCTGCTGCCCCGTTTGTCAGCCATGGTGAGCATGGCACTGCGGGGGGGCTGTCGCCTGATCCAGTACCGCAACAAGGTGGCGCCCGCTCCCCTGCAGCGGGCACAGGCGGCCGACCTGCTGCGCCTTTGTCGTGCGGTCGGTGCTCTGTTGATTGTCAATGACGACCTGCACCTGGCCCTGGAAATTGGCGCCGATGGCGTGCATCTGGGCGATGATGACGGAGATCTGGTGGCTGCTCGGAAGGCACTGGGCAGGGAGCGACTTCTTGGAGTGTCCTGTTATTCCAGCCTGGATCGGGTCGAAACTGCGGCCCGGGTTGGTGCCGACTATGTGGGTATCGGCAGTGTCTATGCTTCTGCCACCAAGCCTCAGGCGGTGCGAGCGTCCCTGGATCTGCTGGGGGAGGTTCGTCGCCGTTTCGGTCTACCCGTGGCGGCCATCGGCGGCATCACACTGGACAACGCCCCCGAAGCCATCGCGGCCGGTGCCGACATGGTGGCTGTGATCGGTGATCTCTTTGATGCCATGGACATTTCCGCCCGGGCGGAAGCGTTTCAGGGATTGTTCAACCACGGCATGCCTGTCAGCCCTTGA
- a CDS encoding LLM class flavin-dependent oxidoreductase → MAQWILRLDLRSPAFAGENPALYRTGLEMAAMADALGFDHCMLSEHHGAEDGYLPSPLVYGGAVAARTERLRLRISAIILPLHDPLRLAEDAAVLDRIAQGRLELVLVAGFLPSEFSMFGRSHAARGRLLEEGIAVLRQAWCGEPFAYQGRTVRVTPCPWQAGGPPLLLGGATPLAARRAAEWGDGFVPGIGGLYDIYAATCRQLGKPVAPEPVFGPLAIFVSEDPEADWQRIAPHALHETNCYARWYREGNIPGPYGHFDSTEDLRATGLYQVLTPAQCIDLARRLGPTGQMYIHPLLAGLDPEIGRETLRLLQTQVLPVLSNS, encoded by the coding sequence ATGGCTCAATGGATCCTGCGCCTGGACCTGCGCTCGCCGGCCTTCGCCGGCGAGAATCCGGCGCTCTACCGCACCGGCCTGGAGATGGCGGCCATGGCCGACGCGCTCGGCTTCGACCATTGCATGCTGTCGGAGCACCACGGCGCCGAGGACGGCTACCTGCCCTCGCCCCTGGTCTATGGGGGCGCCGTGGCGGCGCGCACCGAACGGCTGCGGCTGCGCATCTCGGCCATCATCCTGCCGCTGCACGACCCGCTGCGACTGGCCGAGGATGCGGCGGTGCTCGACCGTATCGCCCAGGGCCGCCTGGAACTGGTGCTGGTCGCCGGCTTCCTTCCCAGCGAGTTTTCGATGTTCGGGCGTTCCCACGCCGCGCGGGGCCGCCTGCTCGAGGAAGGTATCGCCGTGCTGCGCCAGGCCTGGTGCGGCGAGCCCTTCGCCTACCAGGGCCGGACGGTGCGCGTCACGCCGTGCCCCTGGCAGGCCGGCGGACCGCCGCTGCTGCTGGGCGGCGCCACCCCCCTGGCGGCGCGGCGTGCGGCCGAGTGGGGCGACGGCTTCGTGCCGGGCATCGGCGGGCTCTACGACATCTATGCGGCCACCTGCCGGCAACTGGGCAAGCCGGTGGCGCCGGAGCCGGTGTTCGGCCCCCTGGCGATTTTCGTCAGCGAAGACCCGGAGGCCGACTGGCAACGCATCGCGCCCCACGCACTGCACGAGACCAACTGCTACGCCCGCTGGTACCGGGAAGGCAATATTCCCGGCCCCTATGGCCACTTCGACAGCACCGAGGATCTGCGGGCCACGGGCCTTTACCAGGTACTGACGCCGGCACAGTGCATCGACCTGGCTCGCCGCCTCGGCCCCACCGGCCAGATGTACATCCACCCGCTCTTGGCGGGCCTCGATCCCGAGATCGGCCGGGAGACCCTGCGCTTGCTGCAGACGCAGGTGCTGCCGGTCCTATCAAACTCATGA
- a CDS encoding zinc-dependent alcohol dehydrogenase, which yields MKAAVFKGAGNGPTLVIENRPDPVPEAGEVLIKVSRAGICGSDLHLTSGHGLQLPLDSIIGHEFCGEVVALGAGVDSIKLGDRVAPMPYVGCGKCPACFAGQPHHCPQARFDIVHGFSEYSRVGVRDCVVLPAGLSDEEGALIEPLAVGLQGVRKATLPIGARVLITGAGPIGLATAFWAQRLGASKVAVMAASSRRRDIAQAVGATHFIAQKEVADPGAAIQEALGGAPDVVFEAVGLPGAIAQAIDYVKPLGTVVSLGFLGEPDSFVPVAALTKELRLLFSMCYDKQDFQYTADVMAAGDHRPRAMITGTINLDALPEKFETLRGASADCKVMVTPWNH from the coding sequence ATGAAAGCAGCCGTATTCAAGGGCGCAGGCAACGGCCCGACCCTGGTCATCGAGAACCGGCCCGATCCGGTGCCGGAAGCCGGCGAAGTGCTGATCAAAGTGAGCCGCGCCGGCATCTGCGGCAGTGACCTGCACCTGACCTCCGGCCACGGCCTGCAACTGCCCCTGGACAGCATCATCGGCCACGAGTTCTGCGGCGAGGTGGTGGCGCTGGGCGCCGGGGTGGACTCGATCAAGCTCGGCGACCGGGTCGCCCCGATGCCCTACGTGGGCTGCGGAAAATGCCCGGCCTGCTTCGCCGGCCAGCCCCACCACTGCCCCCAGGCCCGCTTCGACATCGTGCACGGCTTTTCCGAATATTCCCGGGTCGGTGTCCGGGACTGCGTGGTGTTGCCGGCCGGCTTGAGCGACGAGGAAGGCGCCCTGATCGAACCCCTGGCGGTGGGGCTACAGGGTGTGCGCAAGGCGACGCTGCCCATCGGCGCCCGGGTACTGATCACCGGCGCCGGCCCCATCGGTCTCGCCACCGCCTTCTGGGCCCAGCGCCTGGGGGCCAGCAAGGTCGCGGTGATGGCGGCATCCAGCCGCCGTCGCGACATCGCGCAGGCCGTTGGCGCCACCCATTTCATCGCTCAGAAGGAAGTCGCCGACCCCGGCGCCGCGATCCAGGAAGCCCTGGGCGGTGCGCCCGACGTGGTGTTCGAGGCGGTAGGCCTGCCCGGCGCCATTGCCCAGGCCATCGACTACGTGAAGCCCCTGGGTACCGTGGTGTCCCTGGGTTTCCTGGGCGAGCCCGACAGCTTCGTGCCGGTGGCCGCCCTGACCAAGGAGCTGCGGCTGCTGTTCTCCATGTGCTACGACAAGCAGGATTTCCAATACACGGCAGACGTGATGGCTGCCGGCGACCATCGCCCCCGCGCCATGATCACCGGCACCATCAACCTGGATGCCCTGCCGGAGAAATTCGAGACCCTGCGCGGTGCCAGCGCCGACTGCAAGGTGATGGTGACCCCCTGGAACCACTAA
- a CDS encoding SDR family oxidoreductase → MTNTMQLPDKVAVVLGVAPNNLGHAIARRFVAEGARVVVGGRRGEALAEVAAEIGAVAVPCDITRDADVERLVSTALERFGRLDVGLNATGWGLLKPFTEHSREDLEQMAQVQFIGPFRFFQALVKAMTQGGSIIQISSVTATIMFDHHAAYMGTKAGIDHVIRCIAHEFGHQGIRANSLSPGGIADTPMSGGGLHFPPVAALYNKQIPLGRPGVASDVVNAAVWLASDQSSFVTGQNIQVSGGQTLRTNPRLAEIAAAAGA, encoded by the coding sequence ATGACAAACACAATGCAATTACCAGACAAGGTCGCCGTGGTGCTGGGCGTCGCACCGAATAACCTGGGCCATGCCATCGCCCGCCGCTTCGTTGCCGAAGGCGCCCGCGTCGTCGTGGGCGGTCGCCGCGGGGAAGCGCTGGCCGAGGTGGCGGCGGAGATCGGCGCCGTCGCTGTGCCCTGCGACATCACCCGGGACGCGGACGTGGAACGCCTGGTGTCCACCGCGCTGGAGCGCTTTGGTCGCCTCGACGTGGGCCTCAACGCCACCGGCTGGGGGCTGCTCAAGCCCTTCACCGAGCACAGCCGGGAAGACCTGGAGCAGATGGCCCAGGTCCAGTTCATCGGTCCCTTCCGCTTCTTCCAGGCCCTGGTCAAGGCGATGACCCAGGGTGGCTCCATCATCCAGATCTCCTCGGTCACCGCCACCATCATGTTCGACCACCATGCCGCCTACATGGGCACCAAGGCCGGCATCGACCACGTGATCCGCTGCATCGCCCACGAGTTCGGCCATCAGGGCATCCGCGCCAACTCGTTGTCGCCGGGCGGCATCGCCGACACGCCGATGTCCGGCGGGGGGCTGCACTTCCCGCCGGTGGCGGCGCTCTACAACAAGCAGATCCCCCTCGGCCGTCCCGGCGTCGCCTCGGACGTAGTCAATGCCGCAGTGTGGCTGGCCAGCGACCAGTCCTCCTTCGTCACCGGCCAGAACATCCAGGTCAGCGGCGGCCAGACCCTGCGCACCAATCCCCGGCTGGCGGAGATCGCCGCGGCAGCCGGGGCCTAG
- a CDS encoding DUF1214 domain-containing protein, with protein sequence MSVKLLPWSDYVDLLKPAENLIGLTFEPHNEQLRAELYRQLLMNLSQGYFLYFQADADHPDWAPFLNSVYLLQPNPDDTYQLAPVRGDGAYRIVGNRGTVKLLTFSTGANMMGMADAPGKNFGYFDADDLALGPNGELEVILSAERPADHRGNWWPLHPEAEFVMVRQRSYAWGVEREASLAIERLGAPALKPRPSLETIDCQMRALLSGFTQRLSKMWLNYQNAVLQRGVINQIELADFGGAVPAQSYWQGIFRFAPDEALILETELPARHSYWNVQLNDELWNAVEFVQRQSSLNGHQARLDGDGKFRAVISLEDPGVPNWLDPVGTLQGMIIGRWYQADALPIPTLKTVPFAELRQHLPADTPRVSAEERTEQLRTRRIGAQLRRRW encoded by the coding sequence ATGAGCGTGAAGCTGCTGCCCTGGTCCGACTATGTCGATCTGCTGAAACCGGCGGAGAACCTGATCGGCCTGACCTTCGAACCGCACAATGAGCAGTTGCGGGCCGAGCTGTACCGGCAGCTGCTGATGAACCTGTCCCAGGGCTATTTCCTCTACTTCCAGGCCGATGCCGACCACCCGGACTGGGCGCCCTTCCTCAACTCGGTCTATCTGCTGCAGCCCAATCCCGACGACACCTACCAGCTGGCGCCGGTGCGGGGCGACGGCGCCTATCGCATCGTCGGCAACCGGGGCACGGTGAAACTCCTGACCTTCTCCACCGGCGCCAACATGATGGGCATGGCCGATGCGCCGGGAAAGAACTTCGGTTACTTCGACGCCGACGACCTGGCCCTCGGTCCCAATGGCGAACTGGAAGTGATCCTCAGCGCCGAGCGCCCCGCCGACCATCGGGGCAACTGGTGGCCCCTGCATCCGGAAGCGGAATTCGTCATGGTGCGCCAGCGCTCCTACGCCTGGGGCGTGGAGCGGGAGGCCAGCCTGGCCATCGAGCGCCTCGGCGCGCCGGCCCTGAAGCCCCGCCCCTCCCTGGAAACCATCGACTGCCAGATGCGGGCACTGCTCTCGGGCTTCACCCAGCGCCTGTCGAAGATGTGGCTCAACTACCAGAACGCCGTGCTACAGCGGGGCGTGATCAACCAGATCGAGCTGGCCGATTTCGGCGGTGCGGTACCGGCCCAGTCCTACTGGCAGGGCATCTTCCGCTTCGCGCCGGACGAGGCGCTGATCCTGGAAACCGAGCTGCCGGCCCGCCACAGCTACTGGAACGTACAGTTGAACGACGAACTGTGGAACGCGGTGGAGTTCGTGCAGCGCCAGAGCAGCCTCAACGGTCACCAGGCCCGGCTCGACGGCGACGGAAAATTCCGCGCCGTGATCAGCCTGGAAGACCCGGGCGTGCCCAATTGGCTGGACCCGGTGGGCACCCTGCAGGGCATGATCATCGGTCGCTGGTACCAGGCCGATGCGCTGCCGATCCCGACTCTGAAAACGGTGCCCTTCGCCGAACTGCGCCAGCATCTGCCGGCGGACACGCCGCGGGTGAGCGCGGAAGAACGCACGGAGCAACTGCGCACCCGCCGCATCGGCGCCCAGCTGCGCCGGCGCTGGTAA
- the hemL gene encoding glutamate-1-semialdehyde 2,1-aminomutase, producing the protein MTKNQELFARAQRTIPGGVNSPVRAFRAVGGTPCFFSRGEGAYAWDADGKRYIDYVGSWGPLILGHADPEVVAAVQQAAARGLSFGAPTEGEIDLAELLIKLVPSMDMVRLVSSGTEATMSAIRLARGYTERDLIIKFEGCYHGHADSLLVKAGSGALTFGNPSSGGVPADLAQHTLVLQYNDPAQLAEAFDHHGERIACVIVEPVAGNMNLIAPTQEFLKAMRELTHKHGALLIFDEVMTGFRVGLGSAQGLFGITPDLSTFGKIVGGGMPLGAFGGRRDVMEKIAPLGPVYQAGTLSGNPLSVAAGLVTLRKIQAPGFYDTLGARTRALTEGLTAAAAKHGVQFCAQAVGGMFGLYFAATPPRSYVEMMASDREAFNRFFHAMLEAGVYFAPAAFEAGFVSITHSDADIAATVAAADAWFAQG; encoded by the coding sequence GTGACCAAGAACCAAGAGCTTTTTGCTCGCGCCCAGCGCACCATTCCCGGTGGCGTCAATTCCCCGGTGCGGGCCTTCCGCGCTGTGGGCGGCACCCCCTGCTTCTTCAGTCGAGGTGAAGGGGCCTATGCCTGGGACGCGGACGGCAAGCGTTACATCGATTACGTGGGCTCCTGGGGCCCGTTGATCCTGGGGCATGCCGATCCCGAGGTGGTGGCCGCCGTGCAGCAGGCGGCGGCGCGAGGACTGTCCTTCGGCGCGCCCACCGAGGGTGAGATTGATCTGGCGGAACTGCTGATCAAGCTGGTGCCCAGCATGGACATGGTGCGTCTGGTGTCCTCCGGCACCGAGGCGACCATGAGCGCCATTCGCCTGGCCCGGGGCTATACGGAGCGGGATCTGATCATCAAGTTCGAGGGTTGCTACCATGGCCATGCCGACAGCCTGCTGGTGAAGGCCGGCTCCGGTGCCCTGACCTTCGGCAATCCTTCCTCCGGTGGGGTGCCGGCGGATCTGGCCCAGCATACCTTAGTGCTGCAATACAACGATCCGGCCCAACTGGCTGAAGCCTTTGATCATCACGGCGAGCGTATCGCCTGCGTCATCGTCGAGCCGGTGGCGGGCAACATGAACCTGATTGCGCCGACTCAGGAATTCCTCAAGGCCATGCGGGAGCTGACCCACAAGCATGGCGCCCTGCTGATTTTCGACGAGGTGATGACAGGCTTTCGCGTCGGCCTGGGGTCCGCCCAGGGCCTCTTCGGCATCACGCCGGACCTGTCCACCTTTGGCAAGATTGTGGGTGGCGGCATGCCCCTGGGAGCATTCGGTGGCCGGCGTGATGTGATGGAGAAAATCGCCCCCCTGGGGCCGGTCTATCAGGCCGGTACTCTCTCGGGCAATCCTCTGTCGGTGGCTGCGGGCCTGGTGACTCTGAGGAAAATCCAGGCCCCCGGCTTCTACGACACCCTGGGGGCACGCACTCGTGCACTCACCGAGGGGCTTACCGCCGCCGCGGCGAAGCATGGTGTGCAGTTCTGCGCCCAGGCGGTGGGAGGGATGTTCGGCCTGTATTTTGCCGCCACGCCGCCCCGTAGTTACGTCGAGATGATGGCCAGCGATCGGGAGGCCTTCAACCGTTTTTTCCACGCAATGCTGGAAGCCGGGGTGTATTTCGCCCCTGCGGCCTTCGAGGCGGGATTCGTTTCCATCACCCATTCGGATGCCGACATCGCTGCCACGGTGGCGGCGGCGGACGCCTGGTTCGCTCAGGGCTGA
- a CDS encoding SDR family NAD(P)-dependent oxidoreductase — translation MSQRFDNKVVLITGAASGMARATALRMGREGAKVFCADINAAGAEETAAAIRAAGGQAQAAAGDIGEPAQCRALVDQAVARFGGLDVLCNIAGRGGLRAFTEETVESWNAAFAVNVNGPFHLSQAALPHLLARRGNIVNVASTAGLQGQAYMPAYTASKHALVGLTKSMAVEFGRKGLRVNAVCPGGTATPFLQTFAVPEGAEMDLIGHMQLLPDMARPEDIANMICFAASDEARFVNGALLSVDGGTVAA, via the coding sequence ATGAGCCAACGTTTCGACAACAAGGTAGTCCTGATCACCGGCGCGGCCTCCGGCATGGCCCGGGCCACGGCCCTGCGCATGGGCCGGGAGGGCGCCAAGGTGTTCTGCGCCGACATCAACGCCGCGGGCGCCGAAGAGACGGCCGCGGCCATCCGCGCCGCCGGCGGCCAGGCCCAGGCGGCGGCCGGCGACATCGGCGAGCCGGCCCAGTGCCGCGCCCTGGTGGACCAGGCGGTGGCCCGCTTCGGCGGCCTGGATGTCCTCTGCAACATCGCCGGCCGGGGCGGGCTCCGGGCCTTCACCGAGGAAACCGTGGAGAGCTGGAACGCGGCCTTCGCGGTGAACGTCAACGGCCCCTTCCATCTCAGCCAGGCGGCGCTGCCCCATCTGCTGGCACGGCGCGGCAACATCGTCAATGTCGCCTCCACCGCCGGCTTGCAGGGGCAGGCCTACATGCCGGCCTATACCGCCTCCAAGCACGCTCTCGTCGGCCTCACCAAGTCCATGGCGGTGGAATTCGGGCGCAAGGGCCTGCGGGTCAATGCGGTGTGCCCCGGCGGCACCGCGACGCCCTTCCTGCAGACCTTCGCCGTTCCCGAGGGCGCCGAGATGGACCTGATCGGCCACATGCAGCTGCTGCCGGACATGGCCCGGCCCGAGGACATCGCCAACATGATCTGCTTCGCCGCCTCGGACGAGGCGCGCTTCGTCAACGGCGCCCTCCTCTCGGTGGACGGCGGCACGGTCGCCGCCTGA
- a CDS encoding sulfotransferase family protein, translated as MIAYPSVDQLLAQAAAACRASGVAADFGSGFEPGLTALVEAIRANVPIDAGNVQQMSSQILSLLISRAYSEASWKQRPDCLKTPIHAPLVVTGIPRTGTTALHKLLSMDPQFQGLEQWLIGTPMPRPPRATWDDNPLFRTAVANQEAFLQAVPALRVAHEVNADEVDECLNLLAQSFVSHYPSTGLGLPHYDRWWRDQDETPSYRRYADNLRLIGANAPQQRWLLKNPGHITHLDALLAVFPDACIIQTHRDPAKCIPSVCALIWPARNFFQGRETDPTLLGPRELELWAWSAERAQRVREAHPERFFDVRFADFRRDPLAVVEAIYRHFGLPLSEDAAQRMRQWIAGNPQHKHGRHEYDAEQFGLSEARIHARFAEYIARHNLSEQ; from the coding sequence ATGATCGCTTACCCGAGTGTCGATCAACTGCTGGCGCAGGCGGCCGCCGCCTGCCGTGCGAGTGGTGTTGCCGCGGACTTCGGTAGCGGCTTCGAACCGGGCCTGACTGCGCTGGTGGAGGCCATCCGCGCCAACGTGCCGATCGACGCCGGCAACGTCCAGCAGATGTCGTCGCAGATCCTGAGCCTCCTGATCAGCCGCGCCTATTCCGAGGCCAGCTGGAAACAACGCCCCGACTGCCTGAAGACGCCCATCCACGCACCCCTGGTGGTCACCGGCATTCCCCGCACCGGCACCACCGCGCTGCACAAGCTGCTGTCCATGGACCCCCAGTTCCAGGGCCTGGAGCAGTGGCTGATCGGCACGCCGATGCCGCGCCCGCCGCGCGCGACCTGGGACGACAACCCGTTGTTCCGCACCGCCGTCGCCAACCAGGAGGCTTTCCTGCAGGCGGTGCCGGCCCTGCGCGTGGCCCACGAGGTGAACGCCGACGAGGTGGACGAATGCCTGAACCTCTTGGCCCAGAGCTTCGTCAGCCACTATCCATCCACGGGCCTGGGCCTGCCTCATTACGACCGCTGGTGGCGGGACCAGGACGAGACCCCCAGCTACCGGCGCTACGCCGACAACCTGCGCCTGATCGGCGCCAATGCGCCGCAGCAGCGCTGGCTCCTGAAGAACCCGGGCCACATCACCCATCTCGACGCGCTGCTGGCGGTGTTCCCCGACGCCTGCATCATCCAGACCCACCGGGACCCGGCCAAGTGCATCCCCTCCGTCTGCGCCCTGATCTGGCCGGCGCGCAACTTCTTTCAGGGGAGGGAAACCGACCCGACGCTGCTCGGCCCCCGGGAGCTGGAGCTCTGGGCCTGGTCCGCCGAGCGCGCCCAGCGGGTACGGGAAGCCCATCCGGAGCGCTTCTTCGACGTGCGCTTCGCCGATTTCCGGCGCGACCCGCTGGCGGTAGTCGAAGCCATCTATCGGCACTTCGGCCTGCCCTTGAGCGAGGACGCCGCGCAGCGGATGCGCCAGTGGATCGCCGGCAATCCCCAACACAAGCACGGCCGCCACGAATACGATGCGGAACAGTTCGGACTTTCCGAGGCCCGCATCCACGCACGCTTCGCCGAATACATCGCGCGACACAATCTTTCCGAGCAATGA
- the thiD gene encoding bifunctional hydroxymethylpyrimidine kinase/phosphomethylpyrimidine kinase: MPPPAAELSPPLVLTFAASDPTGGAGIQADVLTLASMGCHPLSVITALTVQDTAGVESVLAIDADWVADQARALLEDVPVAAFKLGMMGSVEVIAAIAEIVSDYPDIPLVLDPVLASGRGDQLADEEMVSAMIELLLPQASIITPNSLEARRLALDEDNEDDQPSLSECARRLVMAGCEYVLITGTHEQTLQVVNVLYGPRGQLRADRWDRLPGSYHGSGCTLASAIAANLALGVDIEEAVREAQEFTWQALAAGFRPGMGQYIPDRLFWARSEDDPIGEEKP, from the coding sequence ATGCCTCCCCCAGCTGCCGAACTTTCGCCGCCCCTGGTCCTGACCTTCGCCGCATCGGATCCCACCGGTGGCGCGGGCATTCAGGCCGATGTGCTGACCCTGGCCAGCATGGGCTGCCATCCGCTATCCGTGATAACGGCCCTGACGGTGCAGGATACCGCCGGTGTGGAGTCGGTGCTGGCCATCGACGCCGACTGGGTGGCGGACCAGGCCCGGGCCCTGCTGGAGGATGTGCCCGTGGCCGCCTTCAAGCTGGGCATGATGGGCAGCGTGGAAGTCATCGCTGCCATCGCCGAGATCGTCTCCGATTACCCTGACATTCCCCTGGTCCTGGACCCGGTGCTGGCGTCGGGCCGGGGCGATCAACTGGCCGACGAGGAAATGGTTTCGGCGATGATCGAGCTGCTGCTGCCCCAGGCCTCCATCATCACCCCCAACAGCCTGGAGGCCCGGCGTCTGGCCCTGGACGAGGACAACGAGGACGACCAGCCATCCCTTTCCGAATGTGCCCGGCGCCTGGTGATGGCCGGTTGCGAATACGTGCTGATCACCGGCACCCACGAACAGACGCTTCAGGTGGTGAATGTGCTCTACGGCCCCCGGGGCCAGTTGCGGGCCGACCGTTGGGATCGCCTGCCCGGTAGCTACCATGGCTCGGGCTGTACCCTGGCCTCGGCCATTGCCGCCAATCTGGCGCTGGGCGTGGATATCGAGGAGGCGGTACGGGAAGCTCAGGAATTCACCTGGCAGGCCCTGGCCGCCGGCTTCCGGCCTGGCATGGGGCAGTACATTCCGGACCGGCTGTTCTGGGCCAGGAGCGAGGACGATCCCATTGGGGAAGAAAAACCATGA